A section of the Lepus europaeus isolate LE1 chromosome 10, mLepTim1.pri, whole genome shotgun sequence genome encodes:
- the ATXN7L3B gene encoding ataxin-7-like protein 3B: MEEISLANLDTNKLEAIAQEIYVDLIEDSCLGFCFEVHRAVKCGYFYLEFADTGSVKEFGIQPVEDKGACRLPLCSLPGEPGNGPDQQLQRSPPEFQ; this comes from the coding sequence ATGGAGGAAATTTCGTTGGCCAACCTGGATACTAACAAGCTGGAGGCCATCGCTCAGGAGATCTACGTAGACCTGATAGAGGATTCTTGCTTGGGATTCTGCTTTGAGGTGCACCGGGCGGTCAAGTGTGGCTACTTTTACCTGGAGTTCGCAGACACTGGGAGCGTGAAGGAGTTTGGCATTCAGCCAGTGGAAGACAAAGGCGCGTGCCGCCTCCCGCTCTGCTCCCTTCCTGGAGAACCTGGGAATGGGCCCGATCAGCAGCTGCAGCGCTCACCTCCGGAATTCCAGTAG